The DNA region CATAGACCATCAAGTAAAAACTGGATATTCATCCATTGAAATGCACCTGCAAAATCCATCTATTACCGCTCCTTTCTAACGTACGTCCTGTTGTGCTAATCGTTTTTCAATATATGAAACTAATAAAGTTAAAGGTACTGTAATGATCAAGTAAATACCTGCGATCATTGTGTAAGTCCCTAAAGTATTAAAGGTTTCACTGGCAATTAAATCACCGTAATACATTAAATCTAACCCAGCTACCATAGCTAGAATAGAAGAGTTTTTCACTAGGTTGATAAATTGGTTACCCAATGGCGGAATCACAATTTTCACAGCTTGTGGTAAAACCACGTACTGCATCGTTTGTCTGTAAGTCATCCCTTGTGAAATAGCTGCTTCTCTTTGGCCTTTAGGTACAGCGTCAATCCCTGAACGCACAACGTCCGCGATAAAGGCAGATGTATAAAGGGTTAAACCGATAATCCCTGATTGAAATCCGGTAATTTCCACCCCGTATAAAGGAATAACTACATAGAAAAACATTACAATAATCAATAAAGGAATATTACGGAAAAATTCTACATAGATATCCCCTATTTTAGCTAAAATCTTATTATCTAAGGTTTGGATAATCCCCATTAAACCACCAAGAATTAAGGAAGCAATCAGAGCGATCACTGATGCAATCAAGGTGTTGATAAATCCTTCAATAATTAAATCAGAATAATTTGTTAATAATTCAAACATGTGCTCAACCTCCCTACTCTGCAATTGATGACTCAGTATCGTCACCAAACCATTTTGCATATATTTCTTGATAAGTACCATCAGCTACCATGTCATCAATGGCTTTGTTTACTTCGTTTAAGAAGCCATCTTGACCTTTGTTGATGGCAATACCATATGGTTCTGTTGTAAAGGTTGATCCAGCAATTTTGTAACCCGGATTCTGTTCCATGATTCCTAATAAAATTGCATTATCAGTAGTCATTGCGTCTCCTTGACCCGATTTTAAGGCCGTGAAGGCTTCAGCGTAGTTTTCTAACTCTAAAATATTCGCATTTGGCGCTGCTTCTTTAATTCGTTGGGCTGATGTAGACCCTTTTACTGCCAAAACAGTATGTTCACTCGTCAAGCTCTCAACACCTTCGATATCAGAATCTTCAGGCACCAACAAGGCTTGCCCAGCGTCAAAGTACACTTGACTAAAGTCAACTTGTTTTAACCGCTCTTCTGAGATGGTCATGGTTGCAATCAAAGCGTCTACGTTCCCGTTTTTCAGTAAAGGAATACGGGTTTTGGAGGTTACCTCAACAAATTCTGCTTCGGCATTTTCCCCACCGACACGCTTAGTAATTTCTTTCGCCATATCGATATCAAAACCTTCGATACGATTTTCTTCAATATTATATTTCCCAAATAAGTTGGTATCGACTTTTACCCCCCAAGTGATGACCGGGTAGGCTTCGCTGTCGATTCGCTCAGCAATATCCTGTTGGCTGGCAGCAGAGCTTGTACAGGCCGTAGCCAAGAAAGCAAAAGCCACTAGCGCAACAATTCGCCATAGTTTTTTCATAGTATCCCCCTCTTTCCTTAAGCGTGACTTGGTGATTAGACTAAGATCTTGCTTAGGAATTGAACGGCACGTTCATCATGAGGATCTTCGAAGAACTCTTTTGATGGACGGTCTTCTAAAATTTCTCCGTCTGCCATAAAGATGGTTCTATTCGATACTTCTTTGGCAAAGCCCATCTCATGCGTTACAACCACCATAGTCATATTGTCCTCAAAAGCGATACGTTTCATTTGGTCTAATACTTCCCCAACCATTTCTGGGTCAAGGGCTGAAGTTGGTTCATCAAATAGCATCATTTTCGGACGCATAGCTAGACCACGTGCGATGGCCACACGTTGTTTTTGCCCACCAGATAATTGACTTGGGTATGCGTCACGTTTATCCCACATATTTACCCGTTGTAACAAACGCTCTGCTCTATCTTGGGCATCTTTATCGGTTTTCTTCAAGACTTTTAAAGGTGCCAATGTCACATTTTCTAACACTGTCATGTGAGGATATAATTCGAAGTGTTGGAACACCATACCGCAGTCGCGGCGAATTTGACGGATGTCAGTATTGCGGTCTGTAATATCTTTCCCGTCAACAATTAAATGACCTGAATCTACCTTTTCTAAAGCATTTATCGTCCGAATCAAAGTTGATTTACCAGAACCAGAAGGTCCAATCAAGGTCACAACTTCACCCTCATTTATCTTCAGATTAATGTCTTTCAACGCGTGGAATTTACCATAATATTTTTCAACATGATCAAATGTAATCATCATAGCACCTCTTCTTATTTAATTTTTCCTTTTGAATACAATTGCAATAAACTTGAATGTAAACAGGATTTTTGCTTAAAGATAAAATAATTCTAATCATTTCTTAAACAAGTGTCAAATTTTTTGATAGATTTCTTAACATGTATCGGTATCAATGTTATCTTATATTTCATAATTGAATTATTTGAACACCTTTTTCACTTGATATGACGCCCTGTCGAGATTTTGAATTGTCATTCTTTTTATATAAGTACTATAATAAGACTAGAAC from Aerococcus urinaeequi includes:
- a CDS encoding amino acid ABC transporter permease is translated as MFELLTNYSDLIIEGFINTLIASVIALIASLILGGLMGIIQTLDNKILAKIGDIYVEFFRNIPLLIIVMFFYVVIPLYGVEITGFQSGIIGLTLYTSAFIADVVRSGIDAVPKGQREAAISQGMTYRQTMQYVVLPQAVKIVIPPLGNQFINLVKNSSILAMVAGLDLMYYGDLIASETFNTLGTYTMIAGIYLIITVPLTLLVSYIEKRLAQQDVR
- a CDS encoding glutamate ABC transporter substrate-binding protein; this encodes MKKLWRIVALVAFAFLATACTSSAASQQDIAERIDSEAYPVITWGVKVDTNLFGKYNIEENRIEGFDIDMAKEITKRVGGENAEAEFVEVTSKTRIPLLKNGNVDALIATMTISEERLKQVDFSQVYFDAGQALLVPEDSDIEGVESLTSEHTVLAVKGSTSAQRIKEAAPNANILELENYAEAFTALKSGQGDAMTTDNAILLGIMEQNPGYKIAGSTFTTEPYGIAINKGQDGFLNEVNKAIDDMVADGTYQEIYAKWFGDDTESSIAE
- a CDS encoding amino acid ABC transporter ATP-binding protein, giving the protein MITFDHVEKYYGKFHALKDINLKINEGEVVTLIGPSGSGKSTLIRTINALEKVDSGHLIVDGKDITDRNTDIRQIRRDCGMVFQHFELYPHMTVLENVTLAPLKVLKKTDKDAQDRAERLLQRVNMWDKRDAYPSQLSGGQKQRVAIARGLAMRPKMMLFDEPTSALDPEMVGEVLDQMKRIAFEDNMTMVVVTHEMGFAKEVSNRTIFMADGEILEDRPSKEFFEDPHDERAVQFLSKILV